CAGGTGGAACGAGACGTTCGTCTATCACGGGATCAGAAGGTCGGAGTTGAGGCAAAGGGCGCTGGAGATCACCGTCTGGGATTACGGGGAGTACGATACGAACGATTTCCTCGGCGAGGTTGTCCTGGAGCTGGCTACGACCTGCCTCGACGACGAGCCCGAATGGCACCAGCTGACAGGCCACGGGGAATACCATCACATTGGGTATGTGGAATCATCTACGGTAGACACTTAGGATGTTTCACTATTTCATGCCTCCTGAGATGAGACGCAATCGCTAAAACGCATTCGTTCGCTTGTTGCAATGAGAGACTAGGAGTGATTCCTTAGAGATTGGTGACTGACGAATACTCATTGCGCTTCTTAGTCGCTGAATGCAAACAACGAGTACCCGagtcttctagtgcttctgagaaAGGCTAGGGCTGCTGTAGGCGCGCAGCCACCCTTGTTTTCTTGTTGTTGTCCCGAGTGCTTAGGCTCGGGGAGAAGGAATCCGTCGACGGTCACGTGCGTTAGCCTAACCAACGATACGGGCGTAGACACGGGGCGCGTAGTGGCGGTTGTTCGCGTGTAAATAGCAAAACGAAAGCAAAAATAAGGGGGAAACGAAAGAATCCGTACTGTGATATCCGATTGGCGTacgcgtacacgcgcgcgcacacgcacaTTATATGTACATACGTAGGTAAGCGCGTATCGCGTCGATCAGCGAATCCGTTCGGCTGATTCTTTTTCACCTAGCGCTAGCGAGAAGAGCGTAGCGTGAGATCTAAATTTCGCGTTGCACAGATACTATCAGGAGCCCGATGACATGGTGATAACACCGGTGGACTGCCATCTCAGTCCACCGCCGACGACGTCGCGGCTGAGCGACTCTGACACTTCCGAATGCGATATCACGGACTGCGACGTCTCCAGGGAGCAAAGGAGAACAGCTGACGGTGCCAGTATAAGcagtatcggcagttcctccaGGTAAGAGCCATCCATCGAAAATCTCTCTACGGTCGCGCGTACCCGTGAGCTCCGCTCTCCCGCACCGGCGACACGACGCAACCCCTCCGCGCGCTCGATACGGTATTACGATCCCTATTGAAACCGGAAGGGGAGAGAAGAGCCGTGCTAGTTTCACGGCCGCAAAAACCGGCGGCCATGTTCCGATCGAGCGGAAACCGAGCCAGGAAACGTCGAGCCGGTGACGAGAAACGTTTAAACGAACGACAATACCCCGGAGGCTCGAGCCGTCGCTTACCAATCGCCGACGGACACGTCGTGGGACCGGAAACCGCGGATCCACATGGACCTCGTATATCGTAAGACGCAGACGGACACGTTTGGGACCGCCTCGTCTAACACGTTTCACTTTCTCCGAGGAGAGGGCTCGTTTAGTCGCATCTAcgcgtatatgtatatacatatatatacgtagAGACACCGCTACCACGTTTGCATGTAGATTATACGTAGAACACGCTTACGTATGGCTCTCTGTCGAGCGTTTCGTTCCGAAGTCAGAACGGACGGAAGTCGTCTTTTTAGCGGGGATTGTTTTCAGCGAGTGAAGACGACGGTGCTCGTCGCGAACCATGGAGAATGGGATGCGCAGGCAGGAACAGGACGACGACAGGATAAAGACGTGGGGGTGGTTTCGGAGCTCGTGCTCGATAGCGTGTCTCGCGTGTCCGACGCGAGCCGAGGAGGACACCCGCGAGATTAACGCGCGGCGGTGGCCCCGCGAATCGATCCAGGCGGGGGCCGTCCCACCGATGGGCGGCGGATAATTTGTCGGCGAGAGAGGAGCGGTCTGGAGCTGTGTCGTGCAAGGTTCCGCGCCGCTGAACCGGTGCATTTCGTCAGGAATTAATGGTACTTAACGGGAGCGGCGTGCTCGTGTCCTTGGCCAACGGGAATCGCGTAACTAATCTGCCTTAAGATCCCGTTTACAGGTCTCGTAACCGGCGCCGTAACTGTCCTCGTAATGGTTACTCCCTCGGTGGCGTGCGACGCGCACTTAATCGTCAATAACACGAGCCGGTGTCGTTGCTCGAGATTAGCCGGCCGTTCGAGCGTTCCGCGTCATGCGTCTTTTACCGCATCGTTGCGCTTCTTCCGGTCCCTCCAGGAGGGAACGTTCCTCGATTGCTCCAAAGTGCACACCGTAAAGTCATCGAATAAACTAATACGATACACGTGTCAACGGCAGACGTATTGAAATCAATCAGCAGCGTACGTCTCGCGTACTCCTGTCTTCTTCTGCTTCTCAGCCGCTCGCGAGTTACGCGTCGTGGTCGACTTCAGCCAGGTGGAAGCTTCGCAGTTGACGATCTCAAGAAAAATGATTACGGGGCGGAGTGTTTTTTTCGGTAACTCGCGTGAAACGGCGTCCTCGTGACGTAAAGCCGTCGATCACGACTGTCGAAAGATAGACGGAGACAATGCCAGGTGGCGGCGAGGGGGTGTGAATACGGGCGCAAGGAGGGAGTGGGTGGCGGGAACGGGACAGAGaattagagaaagagagacagagagaggagagaggccGAGAGCCAAGTTATAAAACTGGGCAACAAGCCAATTGACATGCCAGTTGGCCTGCAACCACCGCTGGCTGCGGAAGCCAGCCTCTAAGCCTCGTATCCATATTAATATTCCAACGATGACGTCCGATCGTTATTTGTGAGTGCAAAGTGCTTACCCATCGGGCCTTTCGATCCTTTATTTTTCTCGGCGAAAAACAAGGCGGGAAAAATAGGGGGGGATGCTTGTTGGCCGGTGAAAATAGACGGAACGAAGATACGGACTACGGCAAAGTGACGGGGGGTTGAACGAAAGGGGTGGAACGGAAAAACAAAGAGGAAACGAATCGAAGCCTACGGCTACGGACAGTGGTAACCGCGGCGAACGGCATGTCTAAACAAATGCACTTTGAACGAGTCGTTTAATAAAGTTTTTTGCCGTTTGCGCAGAGGGTCGCAATTCGTGCAATTTCCTCGAATTTCGTGGCCACCGGCGACTTTCGAATTCAGTGGATCGCGAGGGTAATCGGTCGTGGCCTGTGACGAGTTAATCGGTTGTCTTTTTAATCCTCGAGGATCGCAGGTTCTTACGGTCGCAAATAGTGTATATACCAGTCAaccatttctctctctctctccctcttcctctttctctctaacAACGAATGTCTGAAACAAGGTGCACGGTAAAAGTATGTGTGTTGTACGaaggaagaggaaaagaaaatgATGGAGTGTGCTCAGTGCGCGGGTAATTATAGAATCGTTGGTGCAGTTTGGATTGCTCGGTGGCCTTAATTCGAAGGCCGCTCAAAGAACTCCGGAAGATTGAAGATTCACGAGGTTACCACTTGGCCGTGCCGATGGAATGTCGAAGACGGGTGGAATCCGTTTCGCCTCGAGACCCGCCACTTTGTCCCGCCGCCTGTCTGTCTCTCGGTTACCATTTCCAGCTCTAATTGGTCGGACCTTTGTAAATTTATTCCGCGGATGACGCTCGGAATGCCGCGTCCCTCGAGAGCGTTCTCGATCGTCCGCGTCTGTACCCGCCGGGCGGACAGTAATGCGATCGCCGTACGGAAAGCACGATCCGCACCACCtcggctcgctcgctcgctcgctcgctcgctttcGTTTTGTAATCAATCCCCTTATCTGTCTGGAACCCTCTCCCACGATTCGAGAGTGCTCGAATAATAATAGCGGGGAAGTTTCCCGGGGACTCGTTGAAAATTGCACGGCACAGCGTCGGAATCCTGGTTAGGGAAGTTGTCTTCGTAGCAGTTCTCGGCTCGCGAAACTTTCAGACTGTTCAATTTTTCATCGCGCAGACGGGGATCGGTTTCCGCGACGCCTCGAGGTCGGCCAGGAATCTGTAGAAACGAATCGGAACGGCGCGTGCTTCATTAATCCAGACTGGCCTTAATCTCGATGCGTCGCTgaccaatttttttttttttttctttccgtgATCGTCACGCTCCAGTTCGGTCGACGGTGAAAGCGATCGCGTGCGCGGAAAACGCGCCGCGGGACGAATAATTGAAACATCCGGGCGACACCGGGGTGAATCGGTCGGCGCGCGGTGTGCAGATATTTAATAACCTTCAATATCGCCTAACAGGATTGTCCGAAAGGGTTTCACCGGTGGTTACATTAATAAATCCACCGAGTCGGCGGCCGCGACGTGTCGCACGATCAGATTACTCTCTCTTCTTTCACCGCTACGTTCTTTCAGCCCCTTATCGAGGGCACGTGTATCTTCTCCAACTTTCGCGCTGCCTCTCGCGAATCAAAGACACACCCACGCGGGGCGAAGCTTGTTTCTCGCCCTTTAAAAACGCGATCGACGATCCCAGCTCTGTTGATCGGAAGTAACGATAGATTGATAACTCCTCGCGGCTGGCGATAGCCAGCCCATTTGGTCGATTGATTTCCCTTGTTATTTACCTTTGTTCTGTTCTTTGCTTTTTAGGTTTCATAATATGCCGTCGAATTATAAGCGGTACGGCATTACAAGTTATTActtcttctctctctcacacatgAATCACGCAGATCACGCAACGTTCTCTTGCATCCTCACCGTTACGTCGACCAGCGTACCCCTTCGCGTAGATCGGCTCCTCTCGCAGGGTGTAACCGAGCGTAGGCACCTGTTCTTGCATAGAGAGTACGAAGGGGCGCATTTCGACGCGATCCCCCGAGCGATTGCGAAAACACGGAAATAGTAATAGCGAGAAGAATGAGCCGTGTCAAAGAGGCTAGAGCGCGTATCGCCAGACGTATTCCCACCTTTCCTCGAACACGGCGACGATTAACGACTTGCTTGAGTTTCGCGTCATTATCGACGAGAAACGACGCGAACGAACACCCACGATGCAAAATCATAGGAACGCGTCACCGTGCATCGACAACAGGAGGGTTGAAGAGATCGTTCCACGGCTCTGATTCGTCTCAGCGTCGTGATCAGACGAGTTTAATCCTTGGCCAGGTCGTCTCGTTATCGTCGACTAACCTTGTactaaaataatattcatcccaGGGCCTCTCTATCTATCCGGTGGAAATTCACGTGGGAATACGGTGGGGCTCGTTAAAACTACCGTAACCAATGACGCGTCTTCCAGACGTATTCGAGTTGCTCCCTTGCGTGTCGAGCTTCCATATAAAGCGACCGCAACGGCTTCGACTTTCCGTATTAGTCGCGGAGTCCGTACCGGAGACTGCCTCTCCCGGCGCACCCTCTTCGCGTTCCTCTGCTCGCACGTGGACCGTGCGGATCAGAAGAACGAGAGAATCGCACAGACCTCTCGAGCCGTTATTTCGCCCGCGTAGGAACCGTTTACGGTTCGTTTCTCGTCGAACGCCATCGCGTTTTCGCgatgagagagaaaaaaaaaaaaaaaaaaacaaaagactAGACTGCGAACGATGATAAAGTAAACGTAGAAAGAGTCGAGGCGAGCGCAAGGACCGATAGTTTGGCGCTGAGATTCAGTAGGTCACCGATCATGTAGGCACACGTAGGCGTCATCATATGTCATCGCTTCTTGCATCTCCCACGTTTTACGAGACTTTAGATTGCGCGAGGACATGGCTTTTAGTTACTTGCTTAGTGCAATACGCGATGCATCGGCCGGGGTGGCTCCGTTCCCTTCCTCCGCCCCTCTCGCTCCTTCCGTTCTACCCGTTCCCTCGCCTCCCACGAAAGCTTTCTAACCGTGGAAATTTGTTGGGCAACGTCCAGTTCAACGGGGACGTACCGCGACGCTTATTGGCGGCGCCCGTTGCCaggaaccggaacgatgactgTCAGTACCATCGTAACTCGTGGCGATTCGCGCGCGATCAATCTCCCGGACACGGTTCTGTATACGCATTTGGCTCCGCTGATCGGCCGCGGGACCATTGTTTACAGCAGCCAAGCCAGCCTTTCTTTAGCGAACAGCTTCTTGGCAACGGATACCGTGCGGTCCTTCCATACGCGGAGGACACCGCGGAGGAGACGGTTCGACCGCTGTCCGGCTTCGTTGGCAAGTAACTCGCGAGAGAGAACTACCCCGCGCGTGGATCGCGACGACATGCAGTGGCACGTTGCAGCAGATCGACCGATTCGCGAGCTGCTCCGCGTCCATGGGACGAGGTAACTCGCATTAGCATCTTGGATAGTGATTCGTTCCGGTGTTACGTTCGCGGTGAATTCGGTGAAGCAAGCATTTGACGCGTCGTCCGATCGATCGATTCTAATGCGAACGTTAAAAATGGGAGGGTGGGTGCGATCGTAGTAGCAACGAGAGGGAACAGTTGGTCTCTCGCGCTGTGTCCATCGTTTCTCGCGGCACCGGTGGTCGCGTAAATATTTGAGAAGGACGAGATTCGCCTAGCGGTCTTCCCCTTGGGAAACTTTGACTATCGATCACCGGATGGATCGCTTTTATCCCGGATCCGGAGACACACCATCTTCCGTCCGTTATTGTTTCTGCCACGTAGTAGAGTGTACTCGCATCCTGTGTTTTGGTTTGTCCGCTTAAACCGACGTTACGTTCGTTGTGTCTGACCGTCGGAAGTTACCGCCAGAAGCCACACGCGCAGCGTAGATAATGCATATTTGATACACGTACACGTATACGCGTGCAGGCGTATAGGTGTATGTAGAGCAACGCCAATGAGAACCAGCCTGGCCGCATGCACTCTGTAATCTAGCGCGAGATCACAGCACTCGCCTTTACCCCTCCGCCTATAAATAAAGTACCTATGCAAGCGTGACACGACGATCACTAATTGGCGAAAAAAATGAACGCATGCCGGAGCAGCCACTATTCCAGCCCCCCGCCGGAAAGGGAGCTGTGCGTCGACGGGGAGCATCGAAGTCGAAGGGACATGTCGCCGCAGGGGCGTAAACGGGCCGCCCTCATGATACGGGATCAGCCGGCGTCTATTTCTGGTTACCAGACCTATCGCAAGGTGAGTAGCTGCGTCATTTTCACCGGTTTCCATCCTACGCCCACGGTAGGCGTGTTTTCTTTCCGTGAATTTAACGATCGTTCGGCCATAGATTTCACCTCTGTCGGAGCGTCTTCCGTCGAGCACACCGGCAGAGGCGCGTACGTGTTCAAGTCGAATCGACTCCACCGTCTATTCTCGTACGACTATTCGGACGCGTTCGCGTGCATGGATCATCGATTAGTTTTTACGCCACATCGCGCGGCGTTAGTTTCAAAATCCTCTCTAATCCCCAGGACGATATTCACGGGATGATGGGCCACAGATCGCACAGCGCAGCGCCCATGGACTCGCCTAGCCTCCGGTACCGTGGACGGTCTCAAAGCCCCACCGGTCATCGCTCTCTGTCTCCGCCCGAACACAGATCCATGCCCTACTCGCACGGCTACGTTCCACCCAGGTACCAACTACTTAACGATTATCATCGAACGACGAGCCTACGCGCGGCTAACGGAACCACGAGAATTTCCATGGAACGCGATCGTTCGCTTGCGTTACAGGTTCAGCTCGAGATCGGCCACAGCCACGCCCACCGGTAGTCCCAAGAAGAGACAGCTACCTCTGATCCCGATGGCTCTCAAGGAAAGGGCCGTGCAGGACCTCGAGGAGCGAGCTAGATTCATGAGACACCGCACTAGGCAGGTGCACTCCACGTACACGAGTTCCGGCATGGGAGGTGggtttaatttctatttttacgTACCGGCTGGATTGTTAATTCGAAACTTTTGGAATGCGCGATATGAGAGCGGGTGATGAAAGTTCGCGAGGGAATCCGCGCGACCTAATTGACCCTGTTCCCGACATTTTCGACGGAACTTTGCAATGGGATATTATTAAAGGGCGGATATAACATTTCGTATCGCGGGACATATAAAATTGGCCACGATTTAGGGAACGATATTGCGAGGAGTACACCGTTCTGCTCTGCGAATCTTTGAAGTGGCGTCTCTTCGCGGTGATGAAAGAGACGTACCTCGAGAGACGATGCACCTTCAAAGGAGGCGATTTCCATTTTTCAGGTTGGGAAAGACACTACAGCGGGCTGTCGGACTCGGATCTGCCCTCGATAGATCAGGATCCGTTATCTTTGCCGCACACTTACCGAATGCACAGACCGCGAAGGGGACACTTGAGTCCCGACAAAGACGTACTTGGAGATCTCGGTGACTCCGATATGGAGAGTATAGCCTCCGTGACGAGCAGTGCCTTCAGTACGCAATCGGAACGACCACGTGCCTCCAGGGGACTAATGTGAGTATAGTTCGATGCCATTCTTTACTCTTAACTATTCGAGTCGATGACCTTGCATTTCAAAGTCAGTGTACAAAGCAAAACGAGTTCCATAGAGAAGAAAGTATCCCTTTAGAGGAGACAGCCATCCATTGTACCATTTTTTACGTGACACTCGGGCGAATCGTGTCCTCCACCCGTGCGCCTCTACGTCCCAACGTTTCTGTTCTCCGTTTCCCACCGATTTTCTACTCATTTCATAGTTCATCCACGCAACTCTAGCTTGAGCCTCCACTCTCGTTGCCAAGTAAAAAAATTGTCGTTACGCTCGTCGATGGACCATGTACACCGCGCGCAGAATGGAACATTTGATGGCTTACCTTCTCATCGACGATAATCCCTGAATTAAATGGACATTGCCGAATGAAATGACACCCCGTAGCTGCACTGTCTCATCTCCCCCCCGCCTGCTTGTTAGGTCCCCCAAAAACATACATCCTCCCGCGCTCTCTTTCGaggaactctctctctctctctctctctacctacGTTCTAGTTGGCTAGACTGCACCTCCTATGCACCGTGTCAATGTCCATTTAATATTGTCCCATTCTAATAAAGCAGGGATTAGTGCGTGGCGTTGGTCGAACGGCTAGGTCTACCTACGTTTAAACACGTCACAAATTACATATATGTACGTTGTGTGTGTATAAATCACGAAGAGACTAATCAATCGTCGCACGTCCAACCtgcatttatatatgtatatatatttgttCGGCGAGTGACAAATGcaacaaaattctctctctgtaCCGTTTCTAATCTCTCGTTacaaaaaaaaatgcaaatgaatAAGAAACGTgaacgaaagaaagaaaaaaactcAGAAACGAAACCGGCCAAAAACCATGTATAAAGTATACCGAGAATACGAGACGTAGAAGAAATAGAAGGAAGAAGAGAAATAAAcgcgttcgatcgatcgcgaacgtgcGAGTAGAGTCTTTGTTTGTTCTTTGATAAATGTctaatgaaaagaaaaaaaaaataaatatgaaGAATGGGCTAAAAAGAAATCGTTAATCTAACCGCAGATGCGCTAAAACTCTATATGAAAAACATTGTTTGCAGACCGACAGTTAAAAACGTTTTAATACCCGGTGTCATATCCCCTATGCCCCTGCCCCCTAGGCGCAATAGGCGCAGGCACAGACTTAGGGTACCCTGCAGCGAATGTCACTGTCCGAACAACAATCCCACCAAGCCCAGGAGCAACAACCCCAGCAAGCACAATCCCACCCCGCATCCCCTCGTACGGAGCAAGTCCGCAGTGGTGCGCTCGTTGTACAGAAAGATGCGTACGCCGTTCACGAGGTCGCAGACCGTCGACGAGAACATGCTGAGATATTACAGCCCGGAGACCAGCGAGTACAGCGTCTCCGAGGGGTACATACTCAAGCCAGAGGAGCTAACCGGTAGCTCCAAGAAACGTATACCGGAGATATACGTCGAGGATTGCCTTCAGGTCGACTTCAACGATCGTCTCATCGAGAAGTTTCGCGACAGGTACACATCGCCCTACATGCTGGACCCGTTAACGCGTAGACGGTCCCGTAGCTGGCAGGACCGTGCCGGCAGAACCGCGAAATCTAGACACCACTTGTTCTCGAGAGGCCTGCACGACGTTACGGACGATCACGGGATCATTAGGAACCTAGACGTTAGCTTGCGACCGCGTAGATCTTTTTTATACACGAAGGCTAGGAGCTTCGACTACGACGTGCTGCACGACCACTACGCCGACCGTTTCGGTATCGGAGTACGCGCGGGCACGCTCTCCCGTAGAGCAAAGAGTTTCGAGTACGATACCATATCCAGCAACATATTCAGCGACGACAGCCTGAGAACGGCTCGTAGAAAGCTGAAGAAGAACATGGCCATCAACGACGCCGGCTACGGCGACAAGATACCGGCGTTGGGCGATCAGAGTAAATCGTACTTCGACTCGAACGGCGACGACAAGGTGCCCAAGATTCTGCTCGACCGTGAGAAGAATTACGACTACATGATCAAGCAGGATCACAAGCCGTTCTACGGGTACGATTCCGAGTTCAGCTGCGGCGAAACCGAGATCTATATGCCGCGTTTCGATAAACGGAACATCGATACGTTGGACCTAGCGAGCAAGGGTTACCACTCGTACGAGCTGTCCGAGGAGAATTCCTTCAGCAGCGACGATCAGGTCGGCCTGCGGAACGTCCTTGGCCGCGAGGACCCCACGAAACGGAAGTACAGGGACTCGACGTTTCAGGAGCACGACTCTCTGTTCGCCAGAGACATATCGGAGAAACGAACGAAGAACCTCGACAGCGATATCTGCGAGGCGACTAACGAGCACATTTACTGCAGCATCGACGAGGCGCTGTCCGCGGAGGCTTACGCCCGGGACAGAGGCGCCGTGTCCGATTTAGAGCAGTACGACAATCAAAGGATAGCGGGTCGTTCGCGCAGGCGAACGAAGAGCAGCGACTCCTACTTGGAGAACGGCTACGACGACGGTTACGACTGGAACGTCGAGTACGACGAGGGGTTCGTCGACAGAGGAAGAATGGACGATTACGATGAACGGGTGTACGACTACGAGGATCGAAACGTTCCAAGAGCCGACGCGAGGATGTACGAGGATTATTACGACAGAAGGGAGAGCGCCGGTCGGAGTGGCAGACGGAAGAAAAGATCGTCGCAGTACGTCGAGAGCGAGTACATATCCGACGGTTACCGCGATTATCGTTCCGCGGAGGAGTACGATTACCAAACGCACAGTGGTCCAGAGTGTGGTCGAGCGGACGTGTACCTGGACAACACGATACCACGAAGGAGACGAAGGAGAAGCAGCAGGAGGGGCAGCAGGGACGTCGGTACGGCCGTCTACGAGAACCTGCCACCGTACCGCGACACCCTCACGTCCGTCAGGAACACCCTCACCGTTCCAACGTTCTCCGAAAGCAAACGATTGATGCTGCATCGAGCAGAGTCGACGCCGATTCTACGCTCCGACGAGGAGCTGAGCTCCTCGGATAGAGCGGAACGGGCTAAACGGCTGTCGCGCCGGAAACGGAACAGCAGCTGCCCCGAGGCGAGGGAGCTCCGTTACTATGACCCGACGCGAAGAAAAGACGAAGAGAGAAGTACGAACTTCATACTTGACTCGGACGAGGATTTCGGCTCGATGGAGACGGTCGTGTGCGCGGACTGCTTTCGTCAGAAGAACGCGGCGATGGTTAGCGAGGGTAGCAGTAGACCCGTTTACTACGGGACCGAGCAGATTCGCGAGGGTTACGCGGAGCCAAGGTACGAGTACGAGGACGCGCAGGCACGTGATTATCCGGAACCATGCGAACTGGTTAGGTCGGGATCGTTACGTTCGTCGCAGGCGTATCGCGGTAGGCGTAAGAGTAGCTGTCCCGAGTGTCGCGAGTTAGCGATGTCCTCCGAGTTAGGTAGGTCCGGGTCGTTCTCGCGTAAGAGCGACGAGAGGAGGCCGTCGTTAGAGTCGAAGTATAGGTACCGTAGGCGAAACAGCAGTTGCCCGGAGGCTAGGGACCTCGAGCTGCTCGAGAAGAGGCAGCAGCAGCAACGCCAGCAACAAGCCCAGCAGCACCCGagtcaacaacagcagcagggtAGTAAGAGGAACGTAGCGATCAGCGACACCCTCGAGTACTACGAGTACTCGATGGAGAGCGAGAGCCAGTGCAGCGAGAACTGCGGATTTGGCCCGTGCGATCCGCGTAGGCCCCGTAACCGAGCACCCCACCCCGGTAACGCTAATTCAAGTCTCTTTGATTCCCAAACCGCTACCTCCGACACTGCTAAAAACTACCACCCACGGGCCGTCGATCACCACGAAACCTCACGAAACACGAAAACGTCGCCGCGCGGCTACGCCGACGAAACCGCCGTTGCCACGACCTCCCCGACGTCGTCCACCCGGCGGCGTTCGCGGAAAAAAACCGCCGCCGTCGATGAACCACGCGACGACGACGCGCGGGATCGCCGATCCTCCTCCATGCCCGAAAGCAGCGAGTACACCGGCCAGTCGAGCTCCTACGAAAAGACGTCCAGGAGCCAGCCGGACGATAACGAGCACGACGACCATAAGAGGGGTCAGTTCACCAGGAGTCTCAGCAACACCGACGCGCCACAGGACGACAAAGTTGGTGAGTGGACGTTTGCGTTACAATTGTGTATCGATGTCGCAATTCTAGTCTATCTTTTTCTCTCGCCCAACTGTTGTCGCGTTCACGTAATTCTCGTTCGTCAGATGGCAGTTTGAGCGACACGGCGATCGGCTTGAACGTCGAGGACTCCGCGAGAAGGGGTCGCAAGAGCTCGCCCGGCAGTAAAAGCGGAAGCGGAAGCAGCAGCGGCGGCGGTAGCGCAGTGCAGTACCAGTCGGGCCTCGGGAAGAAGAGTAGCAGCACCAGCCAGCTGTCCGCCACAGGTAACACATCGTCACACTAGTCGTTTTTGCTGATTCCACGTCTCGAACGTTGCGTGCGCGCGATGCATTGTTACTTTGCCCGGTAAATACCGATGCATTTCAAGAGCGGTCACGTGAAAGCGATTCGATTACGCGCCATACCTATTCTAACGCGATTACTAGTCTATCTTCTCTGTCTACTTCTTTCTATCTTGGCATCTTAATCTATATAGTCTGTCTCTTTGTAATAT
This sequence is a window from Xylocopa sonorina isolate GNS202 chromosome 6, iyXylSono1_principal, whole genome shotgun sequence. Protein-coding genes within it:
- the Rim gene encoding rab3 interacting molecule isoform X2 produces the protein MAAVPDMSHLTPEERSTIEEVIIRQKQEEEKENEIMRRKQDEVKILEERIRACSEKHKKAGVELHATCHICLKTKFADGVGHICNYCSIRCCARCGGKVTLRSNKVIWVCILCRKKQELLSKTGQWMTKAGLSAGENAMMLRGMQDMQVGGPPGLVDQTQDKRPKLERARSAAEKENLPLLLRSGSLLRRQYSQQEQGPGRRLSTSDSGVDMSVPPHWRNLPTPHVAAAYHQTQQPPRHPDAYAEDDPNLYRGEIDGLMKQQNYQRQRPIYPDQNTDLAMTYGQPTVEAGPPRSVVHPPQQHSVHQTQSAHPQQPVAGQGGLQQQRSFSSSEEDRSTPECASDEPDECEKGKGYYHHTGGPTSMSGGGRRQNGPQNGHHNTAAMTIEYNGHHPPREPRKEESTLVRRSFRRSADEWRADSRRFTERRGKKTVRFDGGTNVGGPQEDWSWEADRQGSQDSATKDSGIDTSSTFTSSEDSNRGDLPKHPLSWQVSRDGQKIIGHMVLRKQTGTGSSSSILGLKVVGGKLLEDGSMGAVIEKVKKGSTADIEGQLRPGDEVIKWNGRSLQGKAFREVYDIIAESRQDSEVELLVSRNLSPTTGPATMPAGPTPTTPMASRRIAAQTQWRQKHPETISGPQQPHHKELYDARREKPSVLVTSPGSPDLHAQGRARHLRHTSGNANVGGSLQVKLSFDPMALRLIVMLICATELTPRSNGQPRNPYAKIFLLPDKSEKSKKRTKTLANTNDPRWNETFVYHGIRRSELRQRALEITVWDYGEYDTNDFLGEVVLELATTCLDDEPEWHQLTGHGEYHHIGYYQEPDDMVITPVDCHLSPPPTTSRLSDSDTSECDITDCDVSREQRRTADGASISSIGSSSRFHNMPSNYKRHYSSPPPERELCVDGEHRSRRDMSPQGRKRAALMIRDQPASISGYQTYRKDDIHGMMGHRSHSAAPMDSPSLRYRGRSQSPTGHRSLSPPEHRSMPYSHGYVPPRFSSRSATATPTGSPKKRQLPLIPMALKERAVQDLEERARFMRHRTRQVHSTYTSSGMGGWERHYSGLSDSDLPSIDQDPLSLPHTYRMHRPRRGHLSPDKDVLGDLGDSDMESIASVTSSAFSTQSERPRASRGLIPTVKNVLIPGVISPMPLPPRRNRRRHRLRVPCSECHCPNNNPTKPRSNNPSKHNPTPHPLVRSKSAVVRSLYRKMRTPFTRSQTVDENMLRYYSPETSEYSVSEGYILKPEELTGSSKKRIPEIYVEDCLQVDFNDRLIEKFRDRYTSPYMLDPLTRRRSRSWQDRAGRTAKSRHHLFSRGLHDVTDDHGIIRNLDVSLRPRRSFLYTKARSFDYDVLHDHYADRFGIGVRAGTLSRRAKSFEYDTISSNIFSDDSLRTARRKLKKNMAINDAGYGDKIPALGDQSKSYFDSNGDDKVPKILLDREKNYDYMIKQDHKPFYGYDSEFSCGETEIYMPRFDKRNIDTLDLASKGYHSYELSEENSFSSDDQVGLRNVLGREDPTKRKYRDSTFQEHDSLFARDISEKRTKNLDSDICEATNEHIYCSIDEALSAEAYARDRGAVSDLEQYDNQRIAGRSRRRTKSSDSYLENGYDDGYDWNVEYDEGFVDRGRMDDYDERVYDYEDRNVPRADARMYEDYYDRRESAGRSGRRKKRSSQYVESEYISDGYRDYRSAEEYDYQTHSGPECGRADVYLDNTIPRRRRRRSSRRGSRDVGTAVYENLPPYRDTLTSVRNTLTVPTFSESKRLMLHRAESTPILRSDEELSSSDRAERAKRLSRRKRNSSCPEARELRYYDPTRRKDEERSTNFILDSDEDFGSMETVVCADCFRQKNAAMVSEGSSRPVYYGTEQIREGYAEPRYEYEDAQARDYPEPCELVRSGSLRSSQAYRGRRKSSCPECRELAMSSELGRSGSFSRKSDERRPSLESKYRYRRRNSSCPEARDLELLEKRQQQQRQQQAQQHPSQQQQQGSKRNVAISDTLEYYEYSMESESQCSENCGFGPCDPRRPRNRAPHPGNANSSLFDSQTATSDTAKNYHPRAVDHHETSRNTKTSPRGYADETAVATTSPTSSTRRRSRKKTAAVDEPRDDDARDRRSSSMPESSEYTGQSSSYEKTSRSQPDDNEHDDHKRGQFTRSLSNTDAPQDDKVDGSLSDTAIGLNVEDSARRGRKSSPGSKSGSGSSSGGGSAVQYQSGLGKKSSSTSQLSATECGIGGIFVGSGVAEARAGLSSRKRNSTPSSIQRSEEIVPYQRFEPGRQSGSLASDTAGSLNSISSSEGSSWSPSLRMTGETGQLRDFIEDLGPGQVVGRQALGARCLGEIQLSLTQKKGYLEVEVIRAKDLKPKQGTKAIPAPYVKVYLVNGKKCIAKAKTAAAGRKTLEPFYQQSLAFRENCRGCILQVTVWGDYGRFEGRKVFMGIAQIVLDELNLNELVFGWYKLFGNISLVSGPPSVALSRRSSATSLESFKI